A region of Myxococcus stipitatus DSM 14675 DNA encodes the following proteins:
- a CDS encoding glycogen/starch/alpha-glucan phosphorylase: MASPAPSSQQPRSTTSSSSDDGGRTGSDASSMRRSFLDHVRYSRGKNYETSTAHDRFMALSLAVRDRLADRWVRTARTYYEKDVKRAYYLSAEYLLGRALGNNLLNLGMHESAAEAMREVGVDLTNLLEMEPDAGLGNGGLGRLAACFLDSLATLGYPGMGYGIRYEFGIFTQDIVDGYQVERADEWLKFGNPWEIVRPEKAVPVRFFGRVEHHQGPDGKPIARWVGGKTVVGVPYDTPIAGYHNDTVNTLRLWQARASEEFDLLLFNAGDYERSVVEKNDSEVISKVLYPNDAFQAGKELRLKQQYFFVACSIADIVRRYLKNHTDFREFPKKAAIQLNDTHPAIGVAELMRVLVDEKRIAWDEAWSITQAVFGYTNHTLLAEAMEKWPATLFERLLPRHLELIYEINQRFLRQVQIRYPYDQEKMRRMSLVEEGQEKKIRMAHLAVVGSHSINGVAALHTDLLRRDVLPDFASMFPERFNNKTNGVTPRRWLAWCNPRLSKLITSRIGAGWATDLDKLRGLEAHAEDPAFRKAFREVKRANKEDLSRHIKDLRPVTLNPDAIFDVQIKRLHEYKRQLLDAIHIVTLWMRARRDPSTIIHPRAFIFGAKAAPGYHLAKLTIRLINGIAEVVNSDAGTTGLQVVFAPNYRVSLAERIIPAADVSEQISTAGMEASGTGNMKLMLNGALTLGTLDGANVEIREAVGDENFFLFGLTADEVIARKRAGYRPRDEYNQHLELREALDLIASGFFSPEDRALYKPLVESLLEEDRYLVLADFASYAAKQEEVVRAYQDTEAWTRKCIINVARAGIFSSDRTIKQYAEEIWRIQQTPVEP; this comes from the coding sequence ATGGCCTCTCCCGCTCCCTCTTCCCAGCAGCCGCGGTCCACCACGTCCAGCTCGAGCGACGACGGCGGTCGCACCGGCAGCGACGCGTCCTCCATGCGCCGCTCCTTCCTGGACCACGTGCGCTACTCGCGCGGGAAGAACTACGAGACGTCCACCGCGCATGACCGCTTCATGGCCCTGTCCCTGGCTGTCCGGGACAGGCTGGCCGACCGCTGGGTGCGCACCGCGCGCACCTACTACGAGAAGGACGTCAAGCGCGCCTACTACCTGTCGGCGGAGTACCTGCTGGGTCGGGCGCTCGGGAACAACCTGCTGAATCTGGGCATGCACGAGTCCGCCGCCGAGGCCATGCGGGAGGTGGGCGTGGACCTCACCAACCTCCTGGAGATGGAGCCGGACGCGGGCCTGGGCAACGGCGGCCTGGGCCGGCTGGCGGCGTGCTTCCTGGACTCGCTGGCGACACTCGGCTACCCCGGCATGGGGTACGGCATCCGCTACGAGTTCGGCATCTTCACGCAGGACATCGTGGACGGCTACCAGGTGGAGCGCGCCGACGAGTGGCTCAAGTTCGGCAACCCCTGGGAGATCGTCCGGCCGGAGAAGGCCGTGCCCGTGCGCTTCTTCGGGCGCGTGGAGCACCACCAGGGCCCGGACGGCAAGCCCATCGCGAGGTGGGTGGGCGGCAAGACGGTGGTGGGCGTGCCCTACGACACGCCCATCGCCGGCTACCACAACGACACCGTCAACACGCTGCGACTGTGGCAGGCGCGCGCGTCCGAGGAGTTCGACCTGCTGCTCTTCAACGCGGGCGACTACGAGCGCTCCGTGGTGGAGAAGAACGACTCGGAGGTCATCTCCAAGGTCCTCTACCCCAACGACGCGTTCCAGGCCGGCAAGGAGCTGCGGCTCAAGCAGCAGTACTTCTTCGTCGCCTGCTCCATCGCGGACATCGTCCGGCGCTACCTGAAGAACCACACGGACTTCAGGGAGTTCCCCAAGAAGGCCGCCATCCAGCTCAATGACACACACCCCGCCATCGGCGTGGCGGAGCTGATGCGGGTGCTGGTGGACGAGAAGCGGATTGCCTGGGACGAGGCGTGGTCGATTACGCAGGCGGTGTTCGGCTACACCAACCACACGCTCCTGGCGGAGGCGATGGAGAAGTGGCCGGCGACGCTGTTCGAGCGGCTCTTGCCCCGGCACCTGGAGCTCATCTACGAAATCAACCAGCGCTTCCTGCGGCAGGTGCAGATCCGCTACCCCTATGACCAGGAGAAGATGCGGCGGATGAGCCTGGTGGAGGAAGGCCAGGAGAAGAAGATTCGCATGGCCCACCTGGCCGTCGTGGGCAGCCACAGCATCAACGGCGTGGCCGCGCTGCACACGGACCTCTTGCGCCGCGACGTGCTGCCGGACTTCGCGTCCATGTTCCCGGAGCGCTTCAACAACAAGACGAACGGCGTGACGCCGCGCCGGTGGCTGGCGTGGTGCAACCCGCGCCTGTCCAAGCTGATTACGTCGCGCATCGGCGCGGGCTGGGCCACGGACCTGGACAAGCTGCGCGGGCTGGAGGCGCACGCGGAGGACCCGGCCTTCCGCAAGGCGTTCCGCGAGGTGAAGCGCGCGAACAAGGAGGACCTGTCGCGCCACATCAAGGACTTGCGCCCGGTGACGCTCAACCCGGACGCCATCTTCGACGTGCAGATCAAGCGCCTGCACGAGTACAAGCGCCAGCTCCTGGACGCCATCCACATCGTCACGCTGTGGATGCGCGCGCGCCGGGACCCGAGCACCATCATCCACCCGCGCGCGTTCATCTTCGGCGCCAAGGCCGCGCCGGGCTACCACCTGGCGAAGCTGACCATCCGGCTCATCAACGGCATCGCGGAGGTGGTCAACAGCGACGCGGGGACCACGGGCCTCCAGGTGGTGTTCGCCCCCAACTACCGGGTGAGCCTGGCCGAGCGCATCATCCCCGCCGCCGACGTGTCCGAGCAGATTTCGACGGCCGGCATGGAGGCGTCCGGCACGGGCAACATGAAGCTGATGCTCAACGGCGCGCTGACGTTGGGCACGCTGGACGGCGCCAACGTGGAGATTCGCGAGGCGGTGGGGGACGAGAACTTCTTCCTCTTCGGACTCACCGCGGACGAGGTCATCGCCCGCAAGCGCGCCGGCTACCGGCCGAGGGACGAGTACAACCAGCACCTGGAGCTGCGCGAGGCGCTGGACCTCATCGCCTCCGGCTTCTTCTCCCCGGAGGACCGCGCCCTCTACAAGCCGCTGGTGGAGAGCCTGCTGGAGGAGGACCGCTACCTGGTGCTGGCCGACTTCGCGTCGTACGCCGCCAAGCAGGAGGAGGTCGTCCGCGCCTACCAGGACACCGAGGCGTGGACGCGCAAGTGCATCATCAACGTGGCGCGCGCCGGCATCTTCTCCTCGGACCGCACCATCAAGCAGTACGCCGAGGAGATCTGGCGCATCCAGCAGACGCCCGTGGAGCCGTAG